ttttaaaaagcaggAAAATTCATAATCGCTTAAACATGGGAAAGCATGGGGGGGAAGTAAGAATATTGTTCAATCCTGTGAAAAGcaatataaaatcattttcatttcaaatttgatttttttttttttttttttttgcctctttaTCTACTGGCTTTTAGTCTAAAGGTTTGAATATCAAAATCCAACAAAGAATAAGGGTGCAGTGCAGTAGTATATATCTTAATCAAATATGTGATTCTGTTTCTGCCTGCCATTTACGATCAAACTTGTTTCTGATCAACCAGAGACCCTGAACTTGTGAAAAGGATTGGAGCTGCCACTGCACTTGAAGTTAGAGCTACAGGAATTCCATATGTCTTTGCTCCTTGTATAGCGGTAACTAAGTTGGTCAAACTAATGATTGCTATCGGAATAACAGACTGTTTTTTAACTGAAGTTGTGAGTTGTTTAACTACTCTACCTGTGCAGGTTTGTAGAGATCCTAGATGGGGTCGTTGCTATGAAAGCTACAGTGAAGACCCCAAGATTGTTCAAGCAATGACTGAGATTGTACCAGGATTACAAGGTGACATTCCCACTAACTCTGCCAAGGGTGTCCCATTTGTTGCTGGAAGGTAAAAATCTTACCAAAAAGTTTAAGTTACCTCAAATGTTTTTATCCCTTATTTCACTCTATAGCCCATATAACATGAACtagtaaaaaacttgttttagATAATTTAATGCAGTACATAATAATGAGAATTGGATCTAATTTCTAAAGTTCACATAACTAGAAGTTAACTGATAGATCATAGGTTTAGAACTTGGCAGTAATATTCTCATGTTATTAGGCAgtgtgttatttttatttaatagaatGGCATgtactttcaaaattttagctttAAAGTGCTAGTCCATAATCATATGCTTTGGTCTACATTACACCCTAGACCTATCCAGAATCCTTGTCATGTTTTGTCAGTAGCTAACATCCACTCTTATCCTTGCATTGTTAGTCACCTCTTGTTTGTCTTCAATTAGAAAGGCCTTTGACTTTTGTCAAGAGCTCTAACTGGTATATTTccttggttttattttttattgatttatttgtttttaaaatgaacgaaattttaataaaagctGTTTTCTAGGTGATGAAGTATATAATGCTTATAAGTAACAACTTTGGACCTTTGTATTGGTTGAGGACTACATATTCCTCccttttattgtgatattttaaacattaaaaTGGACCACGTATTCCTCCAAACCCCCTCAAACCCCTtccaaacccttttttttttttttttttttaaaaagagcaACTTCATGAATCCCTCCTTGAAATCATAGTCCTAGCTGCATCTGAAACCTCAGGAGGCTACATAATTTATGTAAGCAATTTTACCTGACTAAACTGTCAATTCCTCAAGTCTTTGTGTTCCTTTGTGCAGAGAAAAGGTTGTGGCTTGTGCTAAGCATTATGTGGGTGATGGTGGAACAACTAAAGGCATCAATGAAAACAACACAGTGATAGACAGACATGGATTGCTTAGCACACACATGCCTGGCTATTATAACTCCATCATCAAGGGTGTTGCAAGCATTATGATCTCCTACTCCAGCTGGAATGGAATAAAGATGCATGCTAACCGTGATCTTGTGACTGGCTTCCTCAAGAACACTCTCCGTTTCAGGGtaaaaagaaattcatgaatatatcttgattttttcaatTGCTGACAATTGAAAAGAACAACTGGGAGCAACATATGAATATTGTAATTTGTTTCAGGGTTTTGTCATCTCAGATTGGCAGGGTATAGACAAAATCACCTCTCCACCTCATGCTAACTACTCATATTCTATTGAAGCAGCAATTCAGGCTGGCATTGACATGGTTAGTCAATGACCTTAATTTTTACTGCTTAAACAGAACAGATTCACATCAATGCCTAACTAGTTTAATCTTCTAATATTTGTGATGGACACATACAGGTCATGGTTCCATACAACTATACAGAATTCATTGATGGTCTAACCTCCCAGGTTAAGAATAAAATCATTCCCATGAGTCGAATTGATGATGCAGTGAAGAGAATTTTGAGGGTTAAGTTTGTGATGGGTCTATTTGAGAACCCATTAGCTGATTTCAGCCTGGTCAACCAGCTTGGAAGTCAGGTTAGTAACTCACAAACTTTGATTTGTCCTGTCCCCCTCACAAAGCAACTGAAACATTCTTACATCATTCTATGGATTTTCGCCACTTTTAAAGGAGCATAGAGAATTGGCTAGGGAAACTGTTAGGAAATCACTAGTGCTGTTGAAGAATGGTGAATCTGCAGATACGCCATTGCTGCCCCTTCCGAAGAAGGCATCAAAAATACTTGTTGCTGGCAGCCATGCTGACAATTTAGGTTATCAGTGTGGAGGTTGGACAATTGAGTGGCAAGGACTTAGCGGCAACAACCTCACTAAAGGTACATTGAATTCAGCTCACCGCCTTTTTATGATGGTCTGCTATCAGTAGTGGTACATTAATTAAGAATTCGCATGAACATTAATTCTCATGAGCAGGTACCACAATCCTCACTGCCATAAAAAATACGGTTGATCCCAAAACAAAAGTAGTCTACAAGAAGAACCCAGATGCTCAGTATGTTAAGTCAAACAAATTCGACTACGCCATTGTTGTAGTAGGAGAACACCCGTATGCAGAGGGAGCAGGTGACAGCTTAAATTTGACAATCCCTGACCCAGGTCCAAGCACATTTACCAGTGTCTGTGGAGCTGTGAAATGTGTTGTTGTCATTATCTCTGGCCGTCCTGTTATGATCCAACCATATATAACATTCATGGATGCCCTTGTTGCTGCGTGGCTTCCAGGAACTGAAGGACAAGGAGTTGCCGATGTTTTATTTGGTGACTATGGTTTCAGTGGCAAGCTTCCACGCACTTGGTTCAGGACTGCTGATCAGCTGCCAATGAATGCTGGGGATCCACATTATGATCCCCTCTTCCCACTTGGGTTTGGCCTCACTACAAATCCTACTAAATAAGTTACTCCATTCATGGGAATTTAATGAGTACCCACTttcaccaaaataataataacaaaagttACAAAGATTGCGGCTTCAGTTTCATATTCTTGAATCTTGAGGCACCGCCAATTACTCCACAAAAGTCTTGGCGTTGGCTGGGTATGAGAATGTTagtataaatattaaatatataactGTGCCTGTGGATGAATTAAACAAAGGACCAGAATTGCGTGACTGCCAGTTTGGCACTATAATTCCTGGCACCGTATATTCAATTGGTTCTCCTAATTTTCTCGGACTCAATTTTGTCTCTACTATTAAATAACGAAAAATTAACACATTTATAAAGGTTATGTGACTAAAAAAATATCACATCATTGTCggaatgaaacaaataaaatagaaaaaaaaaatcctcaatttaaaaaaaaataataataattagaaaaatagcCTAAGTTTGCAATTTTgtttctcatcatttttttggTGATGACACAcaatacataaaaaatttgataaaaaatcaaacacttGATCTCtaagttaataaaattttcaaccaCAAATCAAATGCTCAGATACTGTCAATACCATATTTTGCTTGCCTTGGTTTGCATGTCAAAACTctcaatttatgaaaaaaaaaatgcaaaaattacCGTTTTGAGCATGAGTTTGACCTCAATTTGACTAAAAATCCGACCATCTAATTAGGATAAATTTAAGCCCATGTCATAGATAATTACTCTTTACTTTGACAATTGATGGGCCTAGATTAGACTTAAAACAAGCAAAACATGgctaaaatgatgaaaaattgcTTGACACTTGATCATTAAACTTGATTATAATTTAATCTTGATTGAATTAGAATAAAACGATCATGGATTGGCTCAAATGATGCCTCGTTGGAAAGGCCTTGttattaaaattcatttgaactaaaatgaatttatcaaaatatctatataaaaaaattccaaataaacttTTTGTTTCAAAACATCAAGTTTGTCCAAATTAAATATCGATGCCAAACAACTAAACTCTTTAGAAAGTAAACCTTATAAGCTTCCCAACAGAATCTCACTTGAGCAAAACGagggtcaaaaagtcaaaaaagatttatatgaaaataggaaaaatcatGGAAACCATCAAAAAATTTCTTGCATccttatcccaaaaaaattaaatggagaatgaaattattgtttgtgataaggatgcaagaaattttttaataactgaCACTTTCACATGCTAACAAGCTTAGACATTGACTACCTTGACCCATgaagataaaataaaaggcgtaaatgcacttttagttcttacattttgacctgatttctattttggttcatacattttatttttaccactt
This genomic stretch from Castanea sativa cultivar Marrone di Chiusa Pesio chromosome 9, ASM4071231v1 harbors:
- the LOC142609763 gene encoding uncharacterized protein LOC142609763 isoform X1, which translates into the protein MNMNMNMKAICKQEMARTPIYLMGLLLLCFLVASTEAEYVKYKDPKQPLNVRIEDLMSRMTLEEKIGQMVQIDRSVASAEVMKKYFIGSVLSGGGSVPAKEASAKTWVNMVNEFQKGSLSTRLGIPMIYGIDAVHGHNNVYKATIFPHNIGIGATRDPELVKRIGAATALEVRATGIPYVFAPCIAVCRDPRWGRCYESYSEDPKIVQAMTEIVPGLQGDIPTNSAKGVPFVAGREKVVACAKHYVGDGGTTKGINENNTVIDRHGLLSTHMPGYYNSIIKGVASIMISYSSWNGIKMHANRDLVTGFLKNTLRFRGFVISDWQGIDKITSPPHANYSYSIEAAIQAGIDMVMVPYNYTEFIDGLTSQVKNKIIPMSRIDDAVKRILRVKFVMGLFENPLADFSLVNQLGSQEHRELARETVRKSLVLLKNGESADTPLLPLPKKASKILVAGSHADNLGYQCGGWTIEWQGLSGNNLTKGTTILTAIKNTVDPKTKVVYKKNPDAQYVKSNKFDYAIVVVGEHPYAEGAGDSLNLTIPDPGPSTFTSVCGAVKCVVVIISGRPVMIQPYITFMDALVAAWLPGTEGQGVADVLFGDYGFSGKLPRTWFRTADQLPMNAGDPHYDPLFPLGFGLTTNPTK
- the LOC142609763 gene encoding uncharacterized protein LOC142609763 isoform X2, with the protein product MARTPIYLMGLLLLCFLVASTEAEYVKYKDPKQPLNVRIEDLMSRMTLEEKIGQMVQIDRSVASAEVMKKYFIGSVLSGGGSVPAKEASAKTWVNMVNEFQKGSLSTRLGIPMIYGIDAVHGHNNVYKATIFPHNIGIGATRDPELVKRIGAATALEVRATGIPYVFAPCIAVCRDPRWGRCYESYSEDPKIVQAMTEIVPGLQGDIPTNSAKGVPFVAGREKVVACAKHYVGDGGTTKGINENNTVIDRHGLLSTHMPGYYNSIIKGVASIMISYSSWNGIKMHANRDLVTGFLKNTLRFRGFVISDWQGIDKITSPPHANYSYSIEAAIQAGIDMVMVPYNYTEFIDGLTSQVKNKIIPMSRIDDAVKRILRVKFVMGLFENPLADFSLVNQLGSQEHRELARETVRKSLVLLKNGESADTPLLPLPKKASKILVAGSHADNLGYQCGGWTIEWQGLSGNNLTKGTTILTAIKNTVDPKTKVVYKKNPDAQYVKSNKFDYAIVVVGEHPYAEGAGDSLNLTIPDPGPSTFTSVCGAVKCVVVIISGRPVMIQPYITFMDALVAAWLPGTEGQGVADVLFGDYGFSGKLPRTWFRTADQLPMNAGDPHYDPLFPLGFGLTTNPTK